Proteins from one Geomonas agri genomic window:
- a CDS encoding transglutaminase-like domain-containing protein codes for MTTTARFRFTLRLIAVLALVLLPLQLFAAPPLPKLAAPPEGERWFSIIMGDEQVGFGQTTVTRTADGYQISSRGSVKMKVMGFSREASSTESYHVAPDLTLRSFQVQNRIDGSLVDIDGAVTPKGITVHTRSANGNKDRTLKVKGAVYPPHALNLYPLMQGAVPGKTYKIQYLDPEAVKVKQAKVEVVGPETLDGKQVVHLKNDLYTMVDNDIWVDMAGNVLKESVRDGLVLTVARDEVTARAELTEAAMGKKDLVYDFSLIRVTPPLEHPERLQKLVLQITGIPAQQRLLQGKWQSAERQPDGSVIIILPNPGPAAEEVPTQADLQPGERTPSDNPEIVSHMKAIVGDEKDPAKRVALLAAWVAGNIKADVIDSQSPLETLQKARGNCQSHARLYVSLARAAGIPTRFVSGLVYQGDGFLYHSWAESYLDGRWVSVDPTFNQVPADLTHIKLVEGESLDEIGSIAGMIGRARAKVLEKR; via the coding sequence ATGACAACCACGGCACGTTTTCGTTTTACACTCCGGCTCATAGCGGTACTGGCCCTGGTACTTTTGCCGCTGCAGCTCTTCGCGGCACCCCCTCTCCCCAAGCTGGCTGCCCCGCCCGAAGGCGAGCGCTGGTTCAGCATCATCATGGGCGACGAACAGGTCGGCTTCGGCCAGACCACCGTTACCCGCACCGCAGACGGCTACCAGATCTCCTCGCGCGGCAGCGTGAAGATGAAGGTCATGGGCTTCTCCCGCGAGGCAAGCTCCACCGAATCGTACCATGTGGCTCCCGACCTGACCCTGCGCTCGTTCCAGGTGCAGAATCGGATCGATGGCAGCCTCGTCGACATCGACGGCGCAGTGACCCCCAAGGGGATCACGGTGCACACACGGTCGGCCAACGGTAACAAGGACCGAACCCTGAAAGTGAAAGGGGCGGTTTACCCGCCGCACGCATTGAACCTGTACCCGCTCATGCAAGGGGCCGTGCCGGGCAAGACCTACAAGATCCAGTACCTCGACCCGGAAGCAGTGAAGGTGAAACAGGCCAAGGTCGAGGTAGTCGGTCCGGAGACCCTGGACGGCAAGCAGGTGGTGCACCTGAAAAACGACCTCTACACCATGGTGGACAACGACATCTGGGTAGACATGGCGGGCAACGTCCTGAAAGAATCGGTGCGGGACGGGCTGGTGCTCACGGTGGCGCGGGACGAAGTAACCGCGCGGGCCGAGCTGACGGAAGCGGCCATGGGCAAGAAGGACCTGGTGTACGACTTCAGCCTGATACGGGTCACCCCTCCCCTGGAGCATCCGGAGCGGCTGCAGAAACTGGTATTGCAGATAACGGGCATCCCCGCACAGCAGCGCTTGCTGCAGGGCAAGTGGCAAAGTGCGGAGCGCCAGCCGGACGGCAGCGTCATCATCATCCTCCCCAACCCCGGCCCTGCCGCTGAAGAAGTCCCCACCCAGGCGGACCTGCAACCCGGCGAACGAACGCCCAGCGACAATCCCGAGATCGTCTCGCACATGAAAGCGATCGTCGGGGACGAGAAGGATCCCGCCAAAAGAGTCGCTCTCCTGGCGGCGTGGGTCGCCGGCAACATCAAGGCCGACGTGATCGACTCGCAGTCGCCACTGGAAACGTTGCAGAAAGCGCGCGGCAACTGCCAGAGCCACGCCCGGCTCTACGTGTCCCTGGCGCGGGCCGCCGGCATCCCTACCCGCTTCGTGTCGGGCCTGGTGTACCAGGGGGACGGGTTCCTATACCACAGCTGGGCGGAAAGCTACCTGGATGGGAGATGGGTCTCGGTCGATCCCACTTTTAACCAGGTCCCTGCCGACCTCACCCACATCAAGCTGGTTGAGGGAGAGTCGCTGGACGAGATAGGGAGCATCGCCGGCATGATCGGCAGGGCACGGGCCAAGGTTCTGGAGAAGCGTTAA
- the cbiQ gene encoding cobalt ECF transporter T component CbiQ — translation MHHHFNAYRHHAAHPLALVDARVKLLSALALLVMVLSSHGVAFPLAVAALGLALCLHLGTPARILVLRFSEPLFIAVMVLALKTFFSGTVPLFSIGLGGWELIGHRDGLAAGGLIAGRILGGVSLLAVVGFSTPFTEMMAALSWLRVPQVLVDIALFAWRYLFLLLEDAQVVYNAQKNRLGYVGCRRALSSLGTLAGVLVIKAFDNSQSITTAMVQRGYDGAMPASVHRPLRLVEVGSALLFVGAMAAIRAL, via the coding sequence ATGCACCATCACTTCAACGCATACCGCCACCACGCGGCCCATCCTCTGGCATTGGTCGATGCGCGGGTGAAGCTGCTCAGCGCGCTGGCCCTCCTGGTCATGGTGCTGAGCTCGCATGGTGTGGCGTTTCCCCTGGCTGTGGCGGCCCTCGGGCTCGCGCTCTGCCTGCACTTGGGCACGCCGGCGCGCATCCTCGTGCTGCGCTTCTCCGAGCCGCTCTTCATCGCGGTCATGGTGCTGGCGCTGAAGACCTTCTTCTCCGGCACAGTTCCGCTTTTCAGCATCGGCCTGGGCGGCTGGGAGCTGATCGGGCACCGCGACGGGTTGGCGGCGGGTGGCCTCATCGCCGGGCGCATCTTGGGCGGGGTCTCCCTGCTCGCCGTGGTCGGCTTCTCCACCCCCTTCACGGAAATGATGGCTGCGCTCTCGTGGCTCAGGGTGCCGCAGGTACTGGTTGACATCGCCCTCTTCGCCTGGCGCTACCTGTTCCTGCTCCTCGAGGATGCCCAGGTCGTCTATAACGCCCAGAAAAACCGTCTTGGCTACGTCGGTTGCCGGCGTGCCCTCTCTTCCTTGGGGACGCTGGCCGGCGTGTTAGTAATCAAGGCCTTCGACAACAGCCAGAGCATTACCACCGCCATGGTGCAGCGCGGCTATGACGGAGCCATGCCCGCGTCCGTGCACCGGCCGCTACGGCTGGTCGAGGTCGGCTCCGCGCTGCTGTTCGTCGGCGCCATGGCCGCCATCAGGGCACTGTGA
- the thiC gene encoding phosphomethylpyrimidine synthase ThiC: protein MKTQIESARAGIITPQMAQVAFDEALTPEYVRDKVAAGQIVIPWNHVRKPRVAGIGTGLRTKVNASIGTSSDIIDYEAEVRKAQVAQEAGADTLMELSVGGDLDRVRREVIAAVDLPVGNVPLYQAFCEAARKYGDPNKLDEEMLFDIIERQCADGMAFMAVHCGINLYTLERLRKQGYRYGGLVSKGGVSMAAWMIANNRENPLYEKFDHVVEILKRYDTVLSLGNGLRAGAIHDSSDRAQIQELLINCELAEIGRDMGCQMLVEGPGHVPLDEVEGNIKLQKRMSGGAPYYMLGPISTDVAPGFDHITAAIGAAQSSRYGADLICYITPAEHLALPNEEDVKMGVKAAKIAAYIGDMNKYPERGRERDKEMSKARRDLDWQRQFELALFPEDAAAIRKSRVPEDEQTCTMCGDFCASRGAGKIFAADLRGDKI, encoded by the coding sequence ATGAAAACACAGATCGAATCGGCACGCGCCGGGATCATCACCCCGCAGATGGCACAGGTGGCCTTTGATGAGGCACTAACACCGGAGTACGTCCGGGACAAGGTAGCAGCGGGGCAGATAGTTATCCCGTGGAACCACGTCAGGAAGCCCAGGGTGGCCGGCATCGGCACCGGGCTGCGCACCAAGGTCAACGCCTCCATCGGCACCTCGTCGGACATCATCGACTACGAGGCGGAGGTGCGCAAGGCGCAGGTAGCCCAAGAGGCAGGGGCGGATACTCTCATGGAGCTTTCCGTCGGCGGCGACCTGGATCGGGTGCGGCGCGAGGTGATCGCGGCGGTCGACCTGCCGGTTGGCAACGTGCCGCTCTACCAGGCCTTTTGCGAGGCCGCGCGCAAGTACGGCGATCCCAACAAGCTTGACGAAGAGATGCTCTTCGACATCATCGAGCGCCAGTGCGCCGACGGCATGGCCTTCATGGCGGTCCACTGCGGCATCAACCTCTACACCCTCGAGCGCCTGCGGAAGCAGGGGTATCGCTATGGCGGTCTCGTTTCCAAGGGTGGCGTGAGCATGGCGGCGTGGATGATCGCCAACAACCGCGAGAACCCGCTCTACGAGAAGTTCGACCACGTGGTGGAGATCCTGAAACGCTACGACACCGTGCTCTCGCTCGGCAACGGCCTCAGGGCCGGAGCCATCCACGACTCCAGCGACCGGGCCCAGATACAGGAACTGCTGATCAACTGCGAGTTGGCCGAGATCGGCCGCGACATGGGTTGCCAGATGCTGGTTGAAGGACCGGGCCACGTGCCGCTGGACGAGGTCGAGGGGAACATTAAGCTGCAAAAGAGGATGAGCGGCGGCGCCCCTTATTATATGCTGGGCCCCATCTCCACCGACGTCGCCCCTGGCTTCGACCATATCACCGCTGCCATCGGCGCCGCCCAGTCCTCGCGCTACGGCGCCGACCTGATCTGCTACATCACCCCCGCAGAGCACTTGGCGCTTCCCAACGAGGAGGACGTCAAGATGGGGGTGAAGGCGGCCAAAATCGCGGCCTACATCGGCGACATGAACAAGTACCCCGAGCGGGGCAGGGAGCGCGACAAGGAGATGAGCAAGGCACGCCGGGACCTGGACTGGCAGCGCCAGTTCGAGCTGGCACTGTTCCCCGAGGATGCCGCCGCCATCAGGAAGAGCCGTGTGCCGGAAGACGAGCAGACCTGCACCATGTGCGGCGACTTCTGCGCCTCCCGCGGCGCTGGCAAAATCTTCGCCGCAGACCTGCGTGGGGACAAGATTTGA
- a CDS encoding energy-coupling factor ABC transporter ATP-binding protein gives MKEPSVDQTRISVNLESYQYPDGTVALADLNLKIARGEFAGILGSNGSGKTTLLKIMDGLIKGYRGEVLLDGDNVLRLHPRDIYRKVGLVFQNPDDQLFASNVFEDAAFGPRNMGCTETEVKSRVEAALASVDMSEFAGKGIHNLSYGQKKRVCIAGLLAMGHEILLLDEPTAGLDPMGEYRMMELLTRLNRDHGVTIVMATHSVDLVPIFLHQLHILSKGRLVRGGAPEEVFTAPEELANVKLRLPHIAELIYQLKHEEGLPFSRLPLTIGEARREMVDAMSRKK, from the coding sequence ATGAAGGAACCGTCCGTGGACCAGACCAGAATCTCCGTCAACCTCGAGAGTTACCAATACCCCGACGGCACCGTCGCGCTGGCCGACCTCAACCTAAAGATCGCCCGCGGCGAGTTCGCCGGCATTCTCGGCTCCAACGGCTCGGGTAAGACGACGCTGCTTAAGATCATGGACGGACTGATCAAGGGGTATCGCGGCGAGGTGCTGCTGGACGGCGACAACGTGCTGCGGCTGCACCCGCGTGACATCTACCGCAAGGTCGGCCTCGTGTTCCAGAACCCCGACGACCAGCTCTTCGCGAGCAACGTTTTTGAGGACGCCGCCTTCGGCCCGCGCAACATGGGGTGCACCGAGACCGAGGTGAAAAGCCGTGTGGAGGCCGCACTGGCAAGCGTGGACATGTCCGAGTTCGCCGGGAAAGGGATTCACAACCTGAGCTATGGCCAGAAGAAGAGGGTCTGCATCGCCGGCCTCCTGGCCATGGGGCACGAGATCCTGCTCCTGGACGAGCCGACCGCCGGGCTGGACCCGATGGGCGAGTACCGGATGATGGAACTGTTGACCCGGCTAAACCGCGACCACGGCGTCACCATCGTCATGGCCACCCACAGCGTCGACCTCGTTCCCATCTTCCTGCACCAGCTTCACATCCTGAGCAAGGGGCGCCTGGTTCGCGGCGGCGCCCCCGAAGAAGTCTTCACCGCCCCGGAGGAGTTGGCCAACGTCAAGCTGCGCCTCCCCCACATCGCCGAACTGATCTACCAGTTGAAGCACGAGGAGGGGCTCCCCTTCAGCCGCCTTCCCCTCACCATCGGCGAGGCACGCCGGGAGATGGTAGACGCGATGTCTCGAAAAAAATGA